Proteins encoded within one genomic window of Cucumis sativus cultivar 9930 chromosome 3, Cucumber_9930_V3, whole genome shotgun sequence:
- the LOC101203953 gene encoding TOM1-like protein 6 isoform X1: protein MSLSSSSSATVAVEKATSDLLISPDWTMNIDICDSINSNHWQAKDVMKAVKRRLQHRNPKVQLLSLTLIETMVKNCGDYVHFQIAERNILGEMIKIVKKKADMNVRDKVLVLLDSWQEAFGGPGGKHPQYYWAYDELRRSGIEFPRRSLNAAPIFTPPVSNPTLRITQAGYGMPSNSSRRLDETMATEIEGLSLSSLDSMRNVMELLNDMLQAMTPGDSLAVKDEVIVDLVSRCRANQKKLMQMLTTTGDEEILGRGLELNDGLQTLLANHDAIASGSVLPTQSTNQSPQMPESSAATQKASEVGGSSLRDSSPLSNANNTSSTASVAKSQIVEEDEEEDEFAQLARRHSKSQPIPIQSSSTESVDNLALVSTGNTVTSSTPPSSNTCTALALPDPPAPVKTSKEQDMIDLLSITLSTSSTSPHTPLTPPASSQNTHQVPVSASNTQGYHPHHSASQGQVPYNSYVVPWAQPGPQVQLQSQTKTQSPSPSPSQQQFQSQPQPHPQQQYRPQPQPQPQRPQQQFQPRPQQQQYQPQQQFQSQPQSHPQQQYHPQYAQYSSGYYPPPPWAGSSLNANHQSNVSVSNMGYLRGKEPALSTSSLPARPLQHLNSFPSRGNNELGTHGGGDSWAAGAPRNSTPSTTQKPFIPSYRLFEDLNVFGSTDPRLKVTSSNATSSLAGSSGQSMVGGRK, encoded by the exons ATGTCTTtatcctcttcttcttcagcgACTGTGGCAGTCGAGAAAGCCACCAGCGACCTTCTAATAAGTCCTGATTGGACTATGAACATCGACATATGCGATTCCATCAATTCTAATCATTG GCAGGCGAAAGATGTCATGAAAGCTGTGAAAAGAAGGTTGCAACATAGAAATCCTAAAGTTCAGCTGCTGTCTCTTACG CTTATCGAGACAATGGTGAAGAATTGTGGTGATTATGTCCATTTTCAGATAGCCGAGAGAAATATTCTAGGAGAGATGATCAAaattgtgaagaagaag GCAGACATGAATGTGAGGGACAAAGTTTTAGTGCTATTAGATTCTTGGCAGGAGGCATTTGGTGGACCTGGAGGGAAGCATCCTCAATATTACTGGGCGTATGATGAATTAAGG CGTTCTGGAATTGAATTTCCCAGGCGGTCATTAAATGCTGCTCCAATTTTTACACCACCTGTTTCAAATCCAACCTTAAGAATTACACAAGCTGGTTATGGAATGCCTAGCAATTCGTCAAGGAGGCTTGATGAGACAATGGCAACAGAAATTGAAGGCCTAAGTTTGTCAAGCTTGGATTCCATGCGTAATGTTATGGAGCTCTTGAATGACATGCTGCAAGCGATGACTCCTGGAGACTCCCTT GCTGTTAAAGATGAAGTGATTGTAGATCTTGTCAGCCGTTGTCGTGCCAATCAAAAGAAGTTGATGCAGATGTTGACTACAACGGG GGATGAAGAAATTCTTGGTCGAGGTCTGGAGCTAAATGATGGCTTGCAAACTTTACTTGCTAACCATGATGCAATTGCTTCTGGTTCTGTGTTGCCGACTCAATCGACAAATCAGAGCCCTCAGATGCCTGAGTCATCTGCTGCCACACAGAAAGCCAGCGAAGTAGGAGGTTCAAGCTTAAGAGATTCTAGTCCTTTATCAAATGCGAATAATACATCTTCGACTGCTTCCGTAGCAAAGAGCCAGATAGTGGAGGAAGACGAAGAGGAGGATGAGTTTGCACAACTAGCTCGAAG GCACTCTAAATCACAGCCTATACCTATTCAAAGCTCTTCTACTGAATCTGTTGATAACTTGGCATTGGTGAGCACAGGCAATACAGTTACTTCATCCACGCCACCATCATCTAATACTTGCACAGCATTAGCTCTGCCAGATCCTCCTGCACCAGTCAAGACTTCAAAAGAGCAAGATATGATTGACCTCTTGAGTATTACTTTATCAACATCATCAACCTCGCCTCATACTCCTCTCACTCCTCCTGCATCAAGCCAAAATACACATCAGGTCCCTGTGTCAGCGTCAAATACACAGGGATATCATCCTCACCATTCTGCAAGCCAAGGTCAGGTACCATATAACAGTTACGTTGTACCGTGGGCTCAACCTGGACCCCAAGTTCAGTTGCAATCACAAACCAAAACACAATCACCATCACCATCACCATCGCAGCAACAATTTCAAAGTCAGCCTCAGCCACATCCCCAACAACAATATCGGCCTCAGCCTCAGCCTCAGCCTCAGCGGCCACAACAACAATTTCAACCTCGgccacaacaacaacaatatcaGCCACAGCAACAATTTCAATCTCAGCCCCAGTCACACCCGCAGCAGCAATATCATCCACAGTATGCTCAATATTCTTCAGGCTATTACCCTCCCCCACCTTGGGCAGGTTCTTCTCTTAATGCCAACCACCAAAGTAACGTCTCTGTTTCGAATATGGGTTATCTTCGTGGGAAGGAACCTGCACTGTCTACCTCATCATTGCCTGCTAGACCTTTGCAGCATCTTAATTCATTTCCTTCAAGAGGAAATAATGAGTTAGGTACGCATGGAGGAGGAGACTCATGGGCAGCAGGTGCCCCTAGGAACTCAACGCCTTCAACAACACAAAAGCCATTCATTCCATCATACAGACTGTTTGAGGATCTAAATGTTTTTGGCAGTACAGATCCAAGATTGAAGGTGACTAGCAGTAACGCAACCTCTAGCTTAGCCGGAAGTTCTGGTCAAAGTATGGTGGGTGGgagaaagtga
- the LOC101215188 gene encoding pentatricopeptide repeat-containing protein At2g38420, mitochondrial, whose product MVGSFSVVKKSNNFLRKHRKWPLSSHKTKWHQTFDQDEALRILKQAANPDQPHLLLSALVTSFTAYSCHPTPNAYYFVLKTLARTSQFHHIPPVLHRLQFLENFQTPEYIFVDLIKLYGRMNRIQDAVTLFRRIPMFRCVPSTLSLNSLLSQLSRNAQGLPIIPDIILNSHSMGIRLEHSTFQILITALCKVNKVGHAMELFNYMITEGYGLNPQICSLILASLCQQKKSSGDVVLGFLEEMRQKGFCPAVVDYSNVIKFFVTRGMGSDAVDLLNKMKADGFKPDIVCYTMVLNGVIADGDYKMADELFDELLLFGLVPDIYTYNVYIHGLCKQGDSVAGLQMIPHMEALGCQPNVITYNVILKSLCKTGELDEARKLRSKMQLKGLAENLRTFRIMIDGLFHNGEVIEACVLLEEMLGSRFPPQISTFSEILSWLCKRHMVGKAVELLALMVGKNFSPGPKAWEILLLSSESELTSVKSLETTLKDLVGI is encoded by the coding sequence ATGGTGGGAAGCTTTAGCGTTGTGAAGAAGAGCAACAACTTCCTCAGAAAACACAGGAAGTGGCCACTTTCATCTCACAAAACCAAATGGCATCAAACCTTCGATCAGGACGAAGCTTTGCGAATCCTAAAACAAGCTGCGAATCCCGACCAACCCCACCTTCTTCTTTCCGCTCTTGTTACCTCCTTCACAGCCTACTCCTGCCACCCAACCCCCAACGCCTACTACTTCGTTCTCAAAACCCTAGCTCGAACCTCCCAATTCCACCACATTCCCCCTGTCCTTCATCGCCTCCAATTCCTCGAGAATTTCCAAACCCCAGAGTACATATTTGTCGACCTCATCAAACTTTACGGACGAATGAACAGAATTCAAGACGCCGTCACCCTTTTTCGTCGGATTCCCATGTTTAGGTGCGTTCCTTCTACGCTTTCACTCAATTCTTTACTTTCCCAGCTCTCTCGGAATGCCCAAGGCCTTCCAATAATTCCTGACATCATTTTGAATAGCCACTCTATGGGTATTAGACTGGAACACTCCACTTTTCAGATACTAATTACTGCCTTATGTAAAGTTAATAAAGTTGGGCACGCAATGGAGCTTTTCAATTATATGATAACAGAGGGCTATGGTCTCAATCCACAAATCTGCTCTTTGATATTGGCATCGCTGTGCCAGCAAAAGAAATCCTCTGGTGATGTGGTTCTTGGCTTTCTGGAAGAAATGAGGCAAAAAGGATTCTGTCCCGCTGTTGTGGATTATTCTAAtgtaattaagtttttcgTTACGAGAGGGATGGGTTCAGATGCTGTTGACCTATTGAATAAAATGAAGGCCGATGGTTTCAAGCCTGACATTGTTTGTTATACTATGGTCTTGAATGGGGTGATTGCGGATGGGGATTATAAAATGGCAGATGAACTGTTTGATGAACTGCTTCTCTTTGGTTTAGTTCCTGATATTTATACATACAACGTGTACATACATGGGTTATGCAAACAAGGTGATTCGGTAGCGGGGCTTCAAATGATTCCGCATATGGAGGCATTGGGGTGCCAACCCAATGTGATTACTTACAATGTTATATTGAAAAGTTTGTGTAAAACCGGTGAACTTGATGAGGCAAGGAAGCTTCGAAGTAAGATGCAACTAAAGGGTCTGGCAGAAAACTTGCGGACTTTTAGGATTATGATCGATGGTTTATTTCATAACGGTGAGGTAATTGAAGCCTGTGTCCTATTGGAGGAAATGCTAGGAAGTCGTTTCCCTCCTCAGATTTCAACTTTTAGTGAGATACTTTCTTGGTTGTGCAAAAGACACATGGTAGGCAAAGCAGTTGAGTTGCTCGCGTTAATGGTAGGAAAGAACTTTTCCCCAGGTCCTAAGGCTTGGGAAATCCTGCTCCTGAGTTCTGAAAGTGAACTAACTTCTGTTAAGAGCCTTGAAACTACTTTAAAAGATTTAGTAGGCATTTGA
- the LOC101203709 gene encoding alanine--glyoxylate aminotransferase 2 homolog 3, mitochondrial, producing MLRSIPPLNRLLRHPFSSNKNRCLSSPRLTPTHDEAVALPKLPAFDYNPPPYEGPSGEEILRKRKEFLSPSMFLFYKKPLNIVHGRRQYLFDENGRRYLDAFGGIATVSCGHCHPEVVEAIVNQTKSLQHSTVLYLNNAITDFAEALASKLPNDLKVVFFTNSGTEANELALMMARLYTGNHDVISLRNSYHGNAAATMSATAQSVWKFNVIQSGVHHAMNPDPYRGMFGSDGEKYARDVQEIIDYGTSGNVAAFISEAIQGVGGIVEMASGYLGEAYKMVRNAGGLCIADEVQAGFGRTGTHFWGFQAQGVVPDIVTMAKGIGNGIPVGAVVTTTEIAQVLMRRSYFNTFGGNPVCCAAGRAVLKVIDKEKLQENAFTVGTYLKNRLAALQHKYQLIGDVRGRGLMLGVELVTDRQFKTPAKAETLYIMDQMKDLGVLIGKGGCHGNVFRITPPLCFTKQDADFLVDAMDYTMSKI from the exons ATGCTCAGATCAATTCCCCCCCTCAACCGCCTACTGCGCCACCCCTTCTCCTCTAATAAAAACCGGTGCCTTTCCTCTCCTCGCCTCACCCCCACTCACGATGAAGCAGTTGCCCTTCCTAAATTGCCAGCTTTTGATTACAATCCTCCGCCGTACGAGGGGCCCTCCGGCGAGGAGATTTTAAGGAAACGGAAGGAATTTCTTAGCCCTTCTATGTTccttttttataagaaacct CTAAACATTGTACACGGAAGGAGGCAGTACTTATTCGACGAGAATGGGCGGAGATATTTAGACGCTTTTGGGGGGATCGCGACTGTGAGCTGCGGTCACTGCCATCCCGAAGTGGTTGAAGCCATTGtgaatcaaacaaaaagcCTTCAACATTCTACTGTTCTTTATCTCAATAATGCCATCACTGATTTTGCAGAGGCTTTAGCTTCCAAATTGCCCAACGACCTCAAA GTGGTCTTTTTTACGAACTCCGGAACGGAAGCAAACGAGCTTGCGCTGATGATGGCGAGGCTATACACAGGCAACCATGATGTAATTTCTTTAAGAAACTCATATCATGGTAATGCCGCTGCAACCATGTCCGCTACGGCTCAGAGCGTTTGGAAATTCAACGTCATTCAG AGCGGAGTTCATCATGCTATGAATCCAGACCCATACAGAGGCATGTTCGGATCAGATGGAGAGAAATATGCAAGAGACGTTCAAGAAATCATTGATTATGGAACTTCAGGGAATGTTGCTGCCTTTATATCCGAAGCTATACAA GGAGTGGGAGGAATCGTTGAAATGGCGTCTGGTTACTTGGGGGAGGCATACAAAATGGTTAGAAATGCAGGGGGTTTGTGTATTGCGGATGAAGTCCAAGCTGGGTTCGGCCGTACAGGAACCCACTTCTGGGGTTTCCAAGCCCAAGGCGTGGTTCCGGACATTGTAACCATGGCCAAA GGAATTGGGAATGGAATCCCAGTGGGGGCAGTGGTAACGACAACAGAAATTGCCCAAGTTTTGATGAGACGGAGTTATTTCAATACATTCGGAGGGAACCCAGTTTGCTGTGCAGCAGGGAGAGCAGTTTTGAAAGTGATTGATAAAGAGAAGCTTCAAGAAAACGCATTCACGGTCGGCACATACCTCAAAAACAGGCTCGCAGCACTTCAACATAAATACCAAC TGATTGGAGATGTGCGAGGAAGAGGACTGATGCTTGGGGTTGAGCTCGTCACGGATCGTCAGTTCAAGACCCCCGCAAAGGCTGAGACTCTGTATATAATGGACCAAATGAAAG ATTTGGGAGTGCTAATTGGGAAAGGAGGGTGCCATGGGAATGTGTTTAGAATCACTCCTCCGCTTTGCTTCACAAAACAAGATGCAG ATTTTCTTGTGGACGCAATGGACTACACCATGTCCAAGATCtga
- the LOC101204198 gene encoding protein LURP-one-related 10, producing MADPTTIQLPAQTTYAALASPLTVLGSQYIAPYPVDLRITKKVMTMKEGSFAVTDVNGTLMFKVKGSVFSLHDRRVLLDAADNPVITFQQKLFSAHRKWYAYRGESRDSKDLLFTVKKSSILQFKTHLDVILATNGSDSGCDFKIKGSWMERACTIFLGDGSSVVAHMHKEHSLQSIVLDKDTFGVTVQPNVDFAFIVALVVILFEINEDRSGND from the exons ATGGCCGATCCCACGACGATTCAGCTACCCGCACAGACCACATACGCTGCGTTGGCCAGTCCCTTGACGGTGTTAGGCTCTCAGTATATCGCTCCTTATCCCGTGGATCTGAGAATCACGAAGAAGGTGATGACCATGAAGGAAGGTTCGTTCGCGGTTACTGACGTTAACGGCACCTTGATGTTCAAGGTGAAAGGGTCGGTGTTCAGCCTCCACGATCGCCGCGTTCTTCTTGACGCCGCTGACAACCCCGTAATCACCTTTCAACAAAAG CTGTTTTCAGCGCATAGAAAATGGTATGCGTATAGAGGGGAGAGCAGAGATTCAAAAGATCTGTTATTCACGGTGAAGAAATCGTCGATTTTACAATTTAAGACACACTTAGATGTGATATTAGCCACAAACGGATCGGACAGCGGGTGCGATTTTAAGATAAAAGGAAGCTGGATGGAGAGAGCCTGCACTATCTTTCTTGGGGATGGGTCTTCTGTGGTCGCCCACATGCACAAGGAACACAGTTTACAGAGCATTGTGTTGGATAAGGATACGTTTGGAGTGACGGTTCAGCCGAATGTGGATTTTGCGTTCATCGTTGCACTTGTGGTCATTCTCTTCGAGATCAACGAGGACAGGAGCGGCAACGACTAG
- the LOC101203953 gene encoding TOM1-like protein 6 isoform X2 produces MKAVKRRLQHRNPKVQLLSLTLIETMVKNCGDYVHFQIAERNILGEMIKIVKKKADMNVRDKVLVLLDSWQEAFGGPGGKHPQYYWAYDELRRSGIEFPRRSLNAAPIFTPPVSNPTLRITQAGYGMPSNSSRRLDETMATEIEGLSLSSLDSMRNVMELLNDMLQAMTPGDSLAVKDEVIVDLVSRCRANQKKLMQMLTTTGDEEILGRGLELNDGLQTLLANHDAIASGSVLPTQSTNQSPQMPESSAATQKASEVGGSSLRDSSPLSNANNTSSTASVAKSQIVEEDEEEDEFAQLARRHSKSQPIPIQSSSTESVDNLALVSTGNTVTSSTPPSSNTCTALALPDPPAPVKTSKEQDMIDLLSITLSTSSTSPHTPLTPPASSQNTHQVPVSASNTQGYHPHHSASQGQVPYNSYVVPWAQPGPQVQLQSQTKTQSPSPSPSQQQFQSQPQPHPQQQYRPQPQPQPQRPQQQFQPRPQQQQYQPQQQFQSQPQSHPQQQYHPQYAQYSSGYYPPPPWAGSSLNANHQSNVSVSNMGYLRGKEPALSTSSLPARPLQHLNSFPSRGNNELGTHGGGDSWAAGAPRNSTPSTTQKPFIPSYRLFEDLNVFGSTDPRLKVTSSNATSSLAGSSGQSMVGGRK; encoded by the exons ATGAAAGCTGTGAAAAGAAGGTTGCAACATAGAAATCCTAAAGTTCAGCTGCTGTCTCTTACG CTTATCGAGACAATGGTGAAGAATTGTGGTGATTATGTCCATTTTCAGATAGCCGAGAGAAATATTCTAGGAGAGATGATCAAaattgtgaagaagaag GCAGACATGAATGTGAGGGACAAAGTTTTAGTGCTATTAGATTCTTGGCAGGAGGCATTTGGTGGACCTGGAGGGAAGCATCCTCAATATTACTGGGCGTATGATGAATTAAGG CGTTCTGGAATTGAATTTCCCAGGCGGTCATTAAATGCTGCTCCAATTTTTACACCACCTGTTTCAAATCCAACCTTAAGAATTACACAAGCTGGTTATGGAATGCCTAGCAATTCGTCAAGGAGGCTTGATGAGACAATGGCAACAGAAATTGAAGGCCTAAGTTTGTCAAGCTTGGATTCCATGCGTAATGTTATGGAGCTCTTGAATGACATGCTGCAAGCGATGACTCCTGGAGACTCCCTT GCTGTTAAAGATGAAGTGATTGTAGATCTTGTCAGCCGTTGTCGTGCCAATCAAAAGAAGTTGATGCAGATGTTGACTACAACGGG GGATGAAGAAATTCTTGGTCGAGGTCTGGAGCTAAATGATGGCTTGCAAACTTTACTTGCTAACCATGATGCAATTGCTTCTGGTTCTGTGTTGCCGACTCAATCGACAAATCAGAGCCCTCAGATGCCTGAGTCATCTGCTGCCACACAGAAAGCCAGCGAAGTAGGAGGTTCAAGCTTAAGAGATTCTAGTCCTTTATCAAATGCGAATAATACATCTTCGACTGCTTCCGTAGCAAAGAGCCAGATAGTGGAGGAAGACGAAGAGGAGGATGAGTTTGCACAACTAGCTCGAAG GCACTCTAAATCACAGCCTATACCTATTCAAAGCTCTTCTACTGAATCTGTTGATAACTTGGCATTGGTGAGCACAGGCAATACAGTTACTTCATCCACGCCACCATCATCTAATACTTGCACAGCATTAGCTCTGCCAGATCCTCCTGCACCAGTCAAGACTTCAAAAGAGCAAGATATGATTGACCTCTTGAGTATTACTTTATCAACATCATCAACCTCGCCTCATACTCCTCTCACTCCTCCTGCATCAAGCCAAAATACACATCAGGTCCCTGTGTCAGCGTCAAATACACAGGGATATCATCCTCACCATTCTGCAAGCCAAGGTCAGGTACCATATAACAGTTACGTTGTACCGTGGGCTCAACCTGGACCCCAAGTTCAGTTGCAATCACAAACCAAAACACAATCACCATCACCATCACCATCGCAGCAACAATTTCAAAGTCAGCCTCAGCCACATCCCCAACAACAATATCGGCCTCAGCCTCAGCCTCAGCCTCAGCGGCCACAACAACAATTTCAACCTCGgccacaacaacaacaatatcaGCCACAGCAACAATTTCAATCTCAGCCCCAGTCACACCCGCAGCAGCAATATCATCCACAGTATGCTCAATATTCTTCAGGCTATTACCCTCCCCCACCTTGGGCAGGTTCTTCTCTTAATGCCAACCACCAAAGTAACGTCTCTGTTTCGAATATGGGTTATCTTCGTGGGAAGGAACCTGCACTGTCTACCTCATCATTGCCTGCTAGACCTTTGCAGCATCTTAATTCATTTCCTTCAAGAGGAAATAATGAGTTAGGTACGCATGGAGGAGGAGACTCATGGGCAGCAGGTGCCCCTAGGAACTCAACGCCTTCAACAACACAAAAGCCATTCATTCCATCATACAGACTGTTTGAGGATCTAAATGTTTTTGGCAGTACAGATCCAAGATTGAAGGTGACTAGCAGTAACGCAACCTCTAGCTTAGCCGGAAGTTCTGGTCAAAGTATGGTGGGTGGgagaaagtga